A region of Nitrospirota bacterium DNA encodes the following proteins:
- a CDS encoding 5-(carboxyamino)imidazole ribonucleotide synthase has translation MPIESGSVLGVLGGGQLGAMFAQAARRLGYRIAVWDPDPEAPAHRSADHTFAAPFSDPLTLTQFSDLVSAATYEWENVPAALCEALERKVPVRPCSRILRLIQDRLTQKEFLAARGLPVPAFRAIRSPDELALAEEVGFPCLCKTATFGYDGKGQWQIQNRDELDILCRRLRETAGGGSRWIVEMFLRFERELSVLVVRGADRDRRIYPVVENIHEAGILRTTRVPASVDPGTAERAAALAGDVVEALDGIGVFCVELFLMPDGRLLINEVAPRPHNSGHYTLDACTVSQFEQQVRALCGLPLGEVRLLSPAVMVNLIGDDALQVGAGTGQVELLGTAGAALHLYGKRAVRPGRKMGHVTFLAEKPEEAWKAAMALRRKLADLSPSSPI, from the coding sequence GTGCCGATCGAATCCGGTTCCGTGTTGGGGGTCCTCGGCGGTGGACAACTCGGGGCTATGTTCGCCCAGGCCGCCCGCCGTCTGGGCTACCGTATCGCCGTCTGGGATCCGGATCCCGAGGCGCCCGCCCATCGGAGCGCCGACCACACGTTTGCCGCCCCGTTTTCCGATCCCCTCACCCTGACGCAGTTTTCCGATCTGGTCAGCGCAGCCACGTACGAGTGGGAGAACGTGCCGGCGGCTCTGTGTGAGGCCTTGGAGCGCAAGGTCCCGGTTCGGCCATGTAGTCGGATCTTGCGGTTGATCCAGGATCGGTTGACGCAAAAGGAATTTTTGGCGGCCCGGGGACTACCCGTGCCGGCGTTTCGCGCGATCCGGTCGCCCGACGAGCTGGCATTGGCGGAGGAAGTGGGTTTCCCCTGTCTCTGCAAGACGGCGACGTTCGGCTACGACGGGAAAGGCCAATGGCAGATCCAGAATCGGGACGAACTGGATATCCTGTGCCGTCGGCTGCGGGAGACCGCGGGAGGCGGCAGCCGATGGATTGTCGAGATGTTCCTGCGTTTCGAGCGGGAACTGTCGGTGCTGGTCGTGCGCGGAGCAGACCGAGACCGCCGTATCTATCCGGTCGTGGAGAACATCCATGAAGCCGGCATCCTGCGGACCACCCGCGTGCCGGCCTCGGTGGATCCCGGGACTGCGGAGCGCGCCGCGGCACTGGCCGGAGACGTCGTCGAAGCGCTCGATGGGATTGGAGTGTTTTGCGTGGAGCTCTTCCTCATGCCCGACGGCCGCCTCCTGATCAACGAAGTGGCGCCGCGGCCGCACAACTCCGGCCATTACACGCTCGACGCGTGCACGGTGTCGCAGTTCGAACAACAGGTGCGCGCGCTGTGCGGTCTCCCGCTCGGCGAAGTCCGGCTGTTGAGCCCCGCCGTGATGGTCAATCTCATCGGCGACGATGCGCTGCAAGTCGGCGCGGGGACAGGGCAAGTCGAGTTGCTCGGGACGGCGGGCGCGGCGCTGCATCTGTACGGGAAACGAGCCGTGCGTCCCGGCCGCAAGATGGGCCATGTCACTTTTCTAGCCGAAAAGCCGGAGGAGGCGTGGAAAGCCGCCATGGCGTTGCGACGTAAGCTCGCCGACCTTTCTCCTTCATCACCGATCTAG
- the purE gene encoding 5-(carboxyamino)imidazole ribonucleotide mutase produces the protein MRPLVGVLGGSKSDFPTLEKAVAILTELGVPNELLVVSAHRTPDRLFAYAEQAASRGIEVIIAGAGGAAHLPGMLAAKTHLPVIGVPIPTEHLRGLDSLLSIVQMPRGVPVATVAIGGAENAGLLAAQILAGRYPVIRQRLQQFRAEQTRAVIASQGPLPTPSPRTGKTRKA, from the coding sequence ATCCGGCCGCTGGTGGGGGTGCTCGGAGGGAGCAAGAGCGACTTTCCTACCCTGGAAAAGGCCGTCGCGATCCTCACCGAGTTGGGCGTGCCGAACGAGTTGCTGGTCGTCTCGGCTCACCGGACGCCCGATCGCCTCTTCGCCTATGCCGAACAGGCGGCGAGCCGCGGCATCGAGGTCATCATCGCCGGCGCAGGAGGCGCCGCCCATCTGCCCGGGATGCTGGCGGCCAAAACCCACTTGCCGGTCATCGGCGTGCCGATTCCCACGGAACATCTGCGCGGCCTGGATTCGCTCCTCTCCATCGTGCAAATGCCACGAGGGGTACCGGTCGCGACCGTGGCCATCGGTGGGGCCGAGAATGCAGGCCTCCTTGCCGCGCAGATTCTTGCGGGGCGGTATCCGGTCATCCGTCAACGCCTGCAACAATTCCGCGCCGAACAGACGCGCGCGGTCATCGCATCCCAAGGGCCCTTGCCGACCCCGTCGCCGCGAACGGGGAAGACACGCAAGGCGTGA
- a CDS encoding ATP-binding cassette domain-containing protein has protein sequence MDPNRSESHPVTLQSMIGRLGLLLRLERRVLGLIGSYSVAIGLFSLIVPLTVQELVNTFAFAIQPITIVTLAAVMVLTLLFVGAFRALQFFAVEILERRVFARVALAMTEHLPHLKSQGFKPRYANYFLETVLMQRALSVLLIDVVNVVVGGAIGMTILVFYHPYFLLFNAVLLAGFGAIMFLLSHGGLRATIQMSHAKYDTLHWMQEIAYNLLHFKSTVSEPLLIKKTDELVNAYVAARRTRFHVLMRQYLGSVGWQALGHSGLIATAGWLLSIGQLTLGQLVAAEVVVGTLLLNFDAVVKRMSHIFYFFTALHELDFLFSLPKDEDTATLSVPLPDPTIHGIRVTCKDLTFVHHAGAVPIFQRFNLEVTPGEKIGIYATSTIAKTTLARVLAGIESPTSGVIRYNGVDLRHLDLQTINKCRGFVLDSQLSLFEGTLEENIVLGRTNIPYSDVRWALRFAELEEEVDALPQGLKTHVRAPGMIFAPTHILRILVARAILSRPQILIFDGILHNMQPTVRETILRRLCSKEEPWSVIFVSNDPNLTPHVDRRIVLD, from the coding sequence ATGGATCCAAACCGCTCCGAGAGCCATCCTGTCACGCTCCAGTCGATGATCGGCCGTCTCGGCCTACTCCTGCGTCTGGAACGCCGGGTGCTCGGCCTGATCGGTTCCTACTCGGTGGCGATCGGGCTCTTCTCGCTCATCGTCCCGTTGACCGTTCAAGAGCTGGTCAACACCTTCGCGTTCGCCATCCAACCGATCACGATCGTGACGCTGGCCGCCGTCATGGTGCTGACCCTGTTGTTCGTCGGCGCCTTCCGCGCATTGCAGTTTTTCGCCGTCGAGATTTTGGAACGACGGGTTTTCGCGCGCGTCGCCCTGGCGATGACCGAGCACCTGCCTCACCTCAAGTCCCAAGGCTTCAAGCCGCGCTACGCGAATTATTTTCTGGAGACGGTGCTGATGCAACGCGCCCTCTCGGTGCTGCTCATCGACGTCGTCAACGTCGTCGTCGGGGGCGCCATCGGCATGACGATCCTGGTCTTCTACCATCCGTATTTTTTGCTGTTCAACGCGGTGCTCCTCGCCGGCTTCGGCGCGATCATGTTTCTGCTCAGCCACGGAGGCCTGCGGGCGACGATCCAGATGTCCCACGCCAAGTACGACACGCTGCACTGGATGCAGGAGATTGCGTACAACCTGCTGCATTTCAAATCGACCGTCAGCGAACCGCTGCTGATCAAGAAAACGGACGAACTGGTCAACGCCTATGTCGCCGCGAGACGCACGCGCTTCCACGTCCTGATGCGGCAGTATCTCGGCTCCGTCGGGTGGCAGGCGTTGGGACACAGCGGTCTGATCGCTACGGCGGGGTGGTTGCTCTCGATCGGTCAACTGACGTTGGGCCAGTTGGTCGCGGCCGAGGTCGTCGTGGGCACGCTGCTGCTGAACTTCGACGCCGTCGTCAAGCGCATGAGCCACATCTTCTACTTCTTCACCGCGCTGCACGAGCTGGATTTTCTCTTCTCATTGCCCAAGGACGAAGACACGGCGACGCTGTCCGTGCCGCTGCCCGATCCGACGATTCACGGCATTCGGGTGACCTGCAAGGACCTGACGTTCGTCCATCATGCGGGGGCTGTGCCGATTTTCCAACGCTTCAACCTTGAAGTGACGCCGGGAGAGAAGATCGGCATCTATGCGACCAGCACCATCGCCAAGACGACGCTGGCTCGTGTCCTGGCCGGCATCGAGTCGCCGACCTCCGGCGTGATCCGTTACAACGGGGTCGATCTGCGCCATCTCGATTTGCAGACGATCAACAAATGCCGCGGGTTCGTGCTCGATTCCCAACTCTCGCTGTTCGAAGGGACGCTGGAGGAGAACATCGTTCTGGGCCGCACCAATATCCCCTACAGCGACGTGCGATGGGCTCTGCGGTTCGCCGAACTGGAAGAAGAAGTGGACGCCCTCCCGCAGGGGCTCAAGACCCACGTTCGGGCTCCCGGCATGATCTTCGCCCCGACCCATATTCTCCGCATCTTGGTCGCCCGCGCGATCCTGTCGAGGCCGCAAATCCTGATCTTCGACGGCATCCTCCACAATATGCAACCGACCGTTCGGGAAACGATCCTGCGGCGCCTCTGTTCGAAAGAAGAACCATGGTCGGTCATCTTCGTTTCCAACGATCCCAACCTCACCCCCCACGTGGATCGCCGCATCGTCCTGGACTAA
- a CDS encoding biotin/lipoyl-binding protein, translating to MQRLGEGLKAKVQSFVNQPTGLDEITVDDLATSSKLQSWEAVQIPERLKFSSRLAIKLVLLFTLIIAFVPWTQTITVTGQLSAYSPYERPQDIEAQITGRIKKWHIFEGVRVKQGDLILELEDVDPNFMAPDLLSLLEQRKVALEQTRKAALERAEQLDKRIKEMQNLVRAAVPSAQARVVEAENKVREAQQKVAAAKIAVDTAELNVDRHRQLAERGLVSQRELELTIQAAIASKAELQAAQASLKAAQQAMMALSYGRDQVSAEVLQRLIDAEAARDGAFADAAKAANELADVTLRLSNATQRRVASRILAPIDGTVVRMAEVGPGETVRPGDKLVRISPASMDKAIEMVADGLDAPLLNVGRKVRILFYGIPAIPLPAWPELMAGTYGGVIKVIDQVDDGKGNFRFWVVPDPEDRPWPDQAHVRQGTKAMGWVILNRVPLWYELWRRFNLFPPDYQERPPSLIDTLLPKAGRGAK from the coding sequence GTGCAGCGCCTGGGAGAGGGGTTGAAAGCCAAGGTTCAGTCGTTTGTCAACCAACCCACCGGCTTGGACGAAATCACCGTCGACGACCTCGCCACCTCATCCAAGCTGCAATCCTGGGAAGCGGTTCAGATCCCCGAACGACTGAAGTTTTCCTCGCGGCTCGCCATCAAGCTGGTTCTGCTCTTTACGCTGATCATCGCCTTCGTCCCCTGGACCCAGACCATCACGGTCACCGGCCAACTCTCCGCCTATTCGCCGTATGAGCGGCCGCAGGATATCGAGGCGCAGATCACGGGACGCATCAAGAAATGGCACATCTTCGAAGGTGTGCGGGTCAAGCAGGGAGACCTCATCCTCGAGCTGGAGGACGTCGATCCGAATTTCATGGCGCCGGACCTGCTCTCCCTGCTCGAGCAGCGGAAGGTTGCGCTGGAGCAAACCCGCAAGGCCGCCCTGGAACGGGCCGAGCAGTTGGACAAGCGGATTAAGGAAATGCAGAACCTGGTGAGAGCGGCCGTGCCGTCCGCTCAGGCTCGGGTCGTGGAGGCCGAAAACAAGGTCCGCGAGGCCCAGCAGAAGGTCGCCGCCGCCAAGATTGCCGTCGACACGGCCGAGTTGAACGTCGATCGCCATCGACAACTAGCCGAGCGGGGCCTGGTGTCGCAACGCGAACTCGAACTGACGATTCAGGCAGCCATCGCGAGCAAGGCGGAGTTGCAGGCAGCCCAAGCTTCTTTGAAAGCCGCCCAGCAGGCCATGATGGCGTTGAGTTACGGCCGCGACCAGGTCAGCGCCGAAGTGCTGCAACGCTTGATCGACGCGGAAGCGGCCCGGGACGGCGCCTTCGCCGACGCCGCCAAGGCGGCTAACGAACTGGCCGATGTCACGCTCCGTTTGTCGAATGCCACGCAGCGGCGCGTAGCCAGCCGGATTCTGGCGCCGATCGACGGCACCGTCGTCCGGATGGCCGAAGTCGGCCCCGGGGAAACGGTGCGGCCCGGAGATAAGCTCGTCCGTATTTCGCCCGCTAGCATGGACAAGGCGATCGAGATGGTGGCCGACGGTCTGGACGCTCCCTTGCTGAACGTCGGGAGAAAAGTTCGAATCCTGTTCTACGGCATCCCGGCGATCCCGCTGCCGGCCTGGCCCGAGCTGATGGCCGGCACGTACGGAGGCGTCATCAAAGTGATCGACCAGGTGGACGACGGCAAAGGCAACTTCCGCTTCTGGGTCGTGCCCGACCCCGAGGACCGGCCCTGGCCCGATCAGGCCCACGTCCGGCAAGGGACAAAAGCCATGGGATGGGTGATCCTCAATCGCGTCCCCCTCTGGTACGAACTCTGGCGTCGTTTCAATCTGTTCCCGCCCGACTATCAAGAACGGCCGCCCAGCCTGATCGATACGCTCCTGCCCAAGGCCGGCCGCGGTGCCAAGTAA
- a CDS encoding TolC family protein translates to MSRLFAVVACFILATWSASSQALAADAAKSKPLPPIPLSLDEVLAWVDRSHPLLKGAGTEKVTARGKLLKALGAFEPVLVNDTELERFIPSGTTDTRTAGFNDTLMEVRHPSGLRGSAGIRQVLGGPAKIPDLAFSGDTNQVILGGLIPLLRGLMINPEAAELQRSQLADPMADVKISQTRQDLFLAAATQYWDWVAAVKLADIQKRALGVAEDRAKQVEGRAKAGAVAPLDVVEANQEVQRRREIWIAAQRAVEQEQYRLSMFLWENHAPVTPPAERAPDLPSQAVVPPPETVQAHKLQAKANRPEVRQIGIEAKLNNIDLELAKNNLLPSLDVEAAPARAPEKFVLGLGYRFGAELRIPIFQRRSRGEVLEAQGKADRLVLVQKFREQQVVVDVDNALSAVERAKERIAAAADSLRLAKTLEEGERFRFSLGATSVLFVNLRERNSVDSENQLVRAKADYQKALAFYQWAIGAWAKSEASAVPVTYRARE, encoded by the coding sequence ATGAGTCGCCTGTTTGCCGTCGTCGCCTGCTTCATCTTGGCGACCTGGTCCGCGTCGAGCCAAGCGCTCGCCGCCGACGCGGCCAAGTCGAAGCCGTTGCCCCCCATTCCGCTCTCGCTGGACGAAGTGTTGGCCTGGGTGGACCGTTCGCATCCCCTGCTCAAAGGCGCCGGCACCGAGAAGGTGACCGCCAGAGGCAAATTGCTCAAGGCCCTGGGCGCCTTCGAGCCCGTCCTGGTCAACGACACGGAACTTGAGCGATTCATTCCCAGCGGGACGACCGACACCAGGACCGCCGGGTTCAACGACACGCTCATGGAGGTCCGGCATCCTTCCGGTCTCAGAGGGTCGGCCGGCATCCGGCAAGTGCTCGGGGGCCCCGCCAAAATTCCCGACCTGGCGTTCAGCGGGGACACCAATCAGGTCATTCTCGGCGGACTCATTCCGCTGTTGCGCGGCCTGATGATCAATCCTGAGGCGGCGGAACTCCAACGGTCGCAGTTGGCCGACCCGATGGCGGACGTCAAGATTTCGCAGACCCGCCAGGACCTCTTCCTGGCCGCCGCCACGCAATACTGGGATTGGGTCGCCGCCGTGAAGCTGGCCGACATTCAGAAACGCGCGCTCGGCGTCGCAGAGGATCGGGCGAAGCAGGTGGAGGGACGCGCCAAGGCCGGCGCCGTCGCGCCGCTCGACGTCGTCGAGGCGAATCAGGAGGTGCAGCGCCGCAGGGAAATTTGGATCGCCGCCCAGCGCGCCGTCGAGCAGGAGCAATACAGATTGTCCATGTTCCTCTGGGAAAATCATGCCCCCGTGACGCCGCCGGCCGAGCGGGCGCCGGACCTGCCATCGCAAGCCGTCGTGCCGCCGCCGGAAACGGTGCAAGCCCACAAGCTTCAGGCCAAAGCCAATCGCCCGGAAGTCCGGCAGATCGGGATCGAGGCAAAGCTCAACAATATCGATCTGGAACTGGCCAAAAACAATCTGTTGCCTAGTTTGGACGTGGAGGCGGCGCCGGCGCGCGCCCCGGAAAAGTTCGTGCTGGGCCTCGGCTATCGATTCGGCGCCGAACTCCGCATTCCCATCTTCCAGCGCCGCAGCCGCGGTGAGGTGCTGGAAGCGCAGGGGAAGGCGGATCGGCTCGTCCTCGTCCAGAAGTTCCGCGAACAGCAGGTCGTCGTCGATGTGGACAACGCGCTGTCCGCCGTCGAACGGGCCAAGGAGCGCATCGCCGCCGCCGCCGACTCGTTGCGGCTCGCCAAGACGCTCGAGGAGGGTGAACGCTTCCGCTTCAGCCTGGGCGCGACCAGCGTGCTCTTCGTGAACTTGCGGGAGCGCAATTCCGTAGACTCGGAGAACCAACTCGTCCGCGCCAAGGCGGATTACCAGAAAGCCCTGGCCTTCTATCAATGGGCGATCGGCGCGTGGGCAAAGAGCGAGGCGTCGGCCGTTCCGGTCACCTACCGGGCGCGCGAATGA